AGGTCAGATCCGGAGTGAAACATGTAGCAGTCTATCTTGTGGGTGTATAGGTCGATCCCTTCCTCTCGGATGCAAATCCTGTCGCATAAGTTAGCAACTTGCCATTATGTGGATACTTGTGTCCATATTAATATTTAACACagcaaataaatatttaaaatgaatccAAGAAGTTGGCACGACAAAGAATCACAACGGACTCACAAGGGAAAGATTTGACTAAGTCACACAGGGAAATTCATTACGAGGGCAGAAGACATTATGAACAAAGAGGTGATGAGATCCAAAGAAGTAGCAGAGAGGCAAAAACAGAGAAGCGAAGAGACAGAGTGAGTCGAGTTTGTCCGCTAGGCCTAGGTGCTTGTGCATTGGTGAATGAGTCTCCAGGGGCTGAGGTTGGGGATTTTGCTGTAACCGGAGGTAGTGGTGGCTCAGTTACATCATCATCTGTGAAAACCGGGTTTGGAGCTTGGGCTGGAGGTATGGCATTCACAGCTTGTAAGAGAGAACCCGGTTTAAAAGGGGCCATGTAAGGTGGTAGAGTTTCTTGTGTTCCCAAACATCGATTCCCTGcagaagagaaacaaaaagtTAGGCCTTGTTGTAAACCTTTGGTTCTCAATATTTGGGGCCACTTACTTTTGTATCTTGCTGCTGTGAAAGGGAACTCTGTGATGGTTCCATTGATACCAGCTCCAAGGATATATGAGTTTATCTCGACGGTTGGGTCAGAGAAGAAGTCATATGGTTGAGATACAAACTCGTTCTGAAACAGTTCCACATAAACCGGGAGCTTAGACTTCTGCAGCTTCTCCACAACATTGGTTTGCCTAGTGATGAAAGAATCTAATAAAGAAAAGACTGATTCTTTTCCGATGACAACAGCATTAGCAAATTTCTTTATGTCTTCGATAGCGGAATCACTAATATCACTAATTTTTTCATCCACTTTGTAGACTGCCTCATACTTGCTCTGCTTCTTGAACTCAACAAGAACCGAGCTGTTCGTTGATTGAATCATGACCTTTGTTTTGGTTGTTCCATTGCCGTAACCAGTTTCCGTGAGAGTATCGAGAACCGCTTTGACCACGTCGAGCCCTTGCTTCTCTCTCAGGTACACTGCATTCTGaaagacaaaataaaattaagtggCTTTGCCATTAGAAGACGTCATAGTCtgattgtcttttttttttgctaaagtcATAGTCTGATTGttacaataataaatattaagatgTAGGGAAACCAGGGTCTGTCTTTGGGCACATGGCACAGGCCAGTCAAGTATTGGCCTatgacccccccccccccccccccccccccccaaaattTTGTAAGAAATTTCATAGAAATAAGTCtctaactttatttttttttattgaaactcTTACTAAATTGTTTACAGcccataaaataaattttagggTCATTCCTTAGGAGAACTCACCTCTACACTGATCAAAACACCGGAGAGCAAAGTTGAATTATTTGCCAAGTTTAGGAACTCAGAAAGCAAAATTAGCTTTCCTGAATTTTTCTTATTCGGATTCCTGAACATAGTGTATGACCTATAGGGGTTTCCAATCGCAGCTGCACGAAAATAtggaagaaatttttttttttaaaagatgggAGAATATTTATCTTAACTCTCAAGGTGTATAATTTTGATGTAAAATTGTTGGATATAACCTCTTTTAAGTTAAGTAGGAGTAGAAACTTACGAGTCAAGTTCCGGATCTCAGCCCATGTGAGACTAAAAGTGTATATCCCACCACTTGAGCTAATCTCAGGAACAAGTGTTGAACGTTGCGCGAAAGGTGTTTGGGAGATCATTGTGCTGTTCGAGAGATCTATTGAACGTGAGCAAAAAGGTACGCCGTCGCTGGACATCTGGACTGAGCAATCGATAACATCAGCACCATCTTTGATAGCTTTATCATATGCCAAGTCTGTACATCCAGGGTAGTCCCCACTCGCTCCATTTTTCGATATAACAAGAAAATTAACTGAAGCATGAACCATTTGATAAAGTCAAGGTAGGTCTCTTTTCTAcaagtaagaaaataattattatataaagtaattACTCTTACTACCTTGTTTTATAGCGTTTTGGCCTAGGTGGGAGAAGCAGTCTTgaggaaaatatgaaaagaaaatgatTGATTTGAGTATTTCGAGTAATGTTTCAAGGAGATCAATGTATAAACCTCTTGGAAAAGTTTTGCTTACCAATGGATGAAGATGCAGTTAAGGGAAAATCTGAGAGCACACCATCAACAGAGAAATTGCCATTGTCCACAAAAGATAGATACTCAGACACCGGATCGGAACTATAGTCATGAGCAATATCAATATCATTGGCAAAACCAGACACATATACTTGTAATCCTGCCTTGTGAGCATCTTGAACTAAGGATTTAGGAGGAGGAACCAAGTACTGCTTGTCATCAAGTGGCAATATGTAAGACTTTGGGACAAGAATCCCTGAAGCAAACGTCTTGACAAAAGTCAGGTTACTCAAGATAGAGCCGTAAGTTTGGTTTGTTGTCGGCTCGATGTCTTCTTTTCGAAGAAACTGGAAGACGAAA
The nucleotide sequence above comes from Brassica napus cultivar Da-Ae chromosome A9, Da-Ae, whole genome shotgun sequence. Encoded proteins:
- the LOC106422320 gene encoding glycerophosphodiester phosphodiesterase GDPDL3-like, whose translation is MPTSTVLLCCVVLIQLFAGQTDARSSSPWQTLSGDAPLVIARGGFSGLFPDSSLNAYSFAVQTSVPGSALWCDVQLTKDGAGICFPDLKLNNASTVEYVYPNRQKSYPVNGVSTQGWFTIDFSLRDLNDVSLIRGILSRTEKFDGIYPILTVEDVTTQIKPESFWLNVQHDAFFEQQNLSMSKFLISASRIVSINYISSPEVNFFTKISGRFGRNGPLFVFQFLRKEDIEPTTNQTYGSILSNLTFVKTFASGILVPKSYILPLDDKQYLVPPPKSLVQDAHKAGLQVYVSGFANDIDIAHDYSSDPVSEYLSFVDNGNFSVDGVLSDFPLTASSSIDCFSHLGQNAIKQVNFLVISKNGASGDYPGCTDLAYDKAIKDGADVIDCSVQMSSDGVPFCSRSIDLSNSTMISQTPFAQRSTLVPEISSSGGIYTFSLTWAEIRNLTPAIGNPYRSYTMFRNPNKKNSGKLILLSEFLNLANNSTLLSGVLISVENAVYLREKQGLDVVKAVLDTLTETGYGNGTTKTKVMIQSTNSSVLVEFKKQSKYEAVYKVDEKISDISDSAIEDIKKFANAVVIGKESVFSLLDSFITRQTNVVEKLQKSKLPVYVELFQNEFVSQPYDFFSDPTVEINSYILGAGINGTITEFPFTAARYKRNRCLGTQETLPPYMAPFKPGSLLQAVNAIPPAQAPNPVFTDDDVTEPPLPPVTAKSPTSAPGDSFTNAQAPRPSGQTRLTLSLRFSVFASLLLLWISSPLCS